The window ATATGGTTCTCTGTTCTATTACTTTGATTACATGTGTATTCACAGCCCTAACAGTCAAAGGACAGCTCCGGTCATGAAACGATGATTTATAACAGCTTCTGCAATTGGCCTTTTCCGAAAGTCTGGATTTAACATCGCCTGCATTGCAGTAGAGCAGTGTGCCatcaataattacaaaataactTCTTAAGTTTTAGCCTTTAGGTTATGATGAAAAGTAATACCTGCAGCAACTCCCACCCAGCACCACCACCAAGATCCAGAAACTTGACAGCTTCTAAGAAACGGTCATCAGCTAAGCAATAACTGCCAAGATAATAAACAACTAATTAGGACCTGAAAGAAATAAGTATGCAGAAATTTTGCTTTTTTCAAAAGACTCAATTGTAAGCAATAAGTCCTACTTTCTCATGTTTCTACTTGCAACCCTCTTAATATTTAATGTCCAATGCTACAGTTTGCCTAAGTTTAGGACATGATGGTCACATGAGTCTTTCAAATCTTCCGCAAGGCTTGATATACATTGATGACCAATGTTTCATTTTCAACCAAATATAAGAGGATTTTCACTATAGAGAACATTTTGCAAAATAGAAGcatataacaataaaattttaaaaagaagaaattttGAACAATATTTCTAATGTTTAAAAATGTTGTGACACACCAGTAGTTTCCCGACATATACATTGTACCATTCCAGAAAAAAAGGTAAAGATTGAATGAATAAAGACGATCTTGTGTATAGAACATTATATTACAGATATACATGAATGAAATCAAGATAACTAGATAAGTATAATTCTGTAACTACAGAAATAATTTGTCCACGGCCTGAGAAAGAGCCCATAAGTAATTTTACTATCACCAGTCAATCAGAATTTGGCAGGTTACTAGGTTTAGTCGTTAGACATAATTACACGCacgatcttttttttttgtgtttcaTGTGAAAGTACTGATTCCAAAGGGGATAGAAGATGGGGAATCGAcctttgtaataattaaagatcTATTTGGTAATTAAAGCTATACACGTTCTAGTGTTAAGTATTCTTACTCTCTTGCAGCTTGAAGATCTAGGCGGAATGTACTCTCCAGAAGCCTCTGCACAAttaggattaaaaaaaagaagtgCGCTCAGGATACTGAGTTTTAagagaataaattttttaaggTTGTATAGGTCTTGTCAAAGCATACTTGCAAAGAAAGGCTGTCCATGATTCCAGCTTCACAAAATGGAATGAACGCCAAGTATGCAAAGAGAAGACCAGCTTCATATCTGCAAAAATATTTGATCAGTTGAGCAAGGATAAATGTTTATAAGCTCAATCTGACCACAAAAGTAGATAATCAGGTACTTTCATGTCATCTGCAATTCCAAAGGCTCTTTTTTCCATAAGACTGTCTGCACCAGCAGCAGATGCCCTTCTCCATAATCCTTCTGACAATGTACTCGGTCTTTCACCTAAGCTTGAGTACCTTGGAAACCAAGATTCATAATTCTAATTAAggtaaattgaaaattaaaatatcttCTAGTGTTGttaaatttgaagtaaaatacCAAAAGATTTATTTGTCCAAAAAAGAACCAAGAAATTACCGAAAGTTATGTTCCTTGATAACCAGTTTCTTTagcttaatataaaattttccagTTAGTTGTCGGAAAgccattaatataaatttaatcagTTTCAGTACATACCTTATGTCAACTGAAAAGGCAAGGTCCCGGAGTCTTGGAATTAGGTAGGCAGCTTCTTTCTCAGCGGTCGTACTACAACGGATAACGAAAAATTATTGCAAGTTGAAAAGGATGTGATAAAAGTATATGAAAGGGTGAAATCAATCAAATGAAAATCATACTTTACAACAACGGATGCAGGTCCAAGACTCTGATGCAATCTGTCATGGTCATGCATGTATGCAAGGCCACTAATTGCATCGTGAAGAAGCTTTACAATATAAAATCTTCTGCGCTTTATGAGCTGCTCTTTCTCAAAAGGATTCCAAAAGGTTTGGTCTTGTGACAATTTTTCGCTTTTAATTCTAGCGTAATCTGCAGCACTGTATTTTCCGTAATCACGAAAAGCAAGCCACTACAGAAAAAGTGATCATATAAAAGAAATTaggcatatatataatttgtacaaAAGAGAAACATAAAAGGAACtctgaaattaaaatttgaaaatgaattaaGTTGTTGATATTACAGATGTACCTGCTCACCCATTTTGGTCTCAAAACCCCCCAAGAGAACTTGGATATTCTGACACAGTGTCCCTGAACTGCTCTGCAGATGTATTCATCAGAAAGGGTGAGGGTCACAAGCTATATTTCTACATGAGTAAAGACCATTTGGGTAATAAAATGGAGAAACTGAGTCTACCTGAAGGAAAGTATGAGCATTCAGCTCATTTGCTGCCATCATGTCAGATTCAGCACCACCAACTTGCCGCCCAGGATATACCTATAAAGCAAAATAGGACTTGTCAGTAAGTACTCAATAAGTAATATACACACAGTCACACACATAATTAAATGCATGTATTACAAAACCATCGTGCCAAAATTAATACCATCTCAA of the Daucus carota subsp. sativus chromosome 4, DH1 v3.0, whole genome shotgun sequence genome contains:
- the LOC108216132 gene encoding uncharacterized protein LOC108216132, coding for MILGAPDCCTSLTCASLHQLQLSSRARLSSLTRFPRNHTYSTSHNFTNTSGCCRANLITDSESFQVGKLIGTYGFMNITSFSGSPSGLDNEFAPGDMERLRVQDVGEGSVKIRLYGGRVIQGPLRGTPVIFKVYPGRQVGGAESDMMAANELNAHTFLQSSSGTLCQNIQVLLGGFETKMGEQWLAFRDYGKYSAADYARIKSEKLSQDQTFWNPFEKEQLIKRRRFYIVKLLHDAISGLAYMHDHDRLHQSLGPASVVVNTTAEKEAAYLIPRLRDLAFSVDIRYSSLGERPSTLSEGLWRRASAAGADSLMEKRAFGIADDIYEAGLLFAYLAFIPFCEAGIMDSLSLQRLLESTFRLDLQAARDYCLADDRFLEAVKFLDLGGGAGWELLQAMLNPDFRKRPIAEAVINHRFMTGAVL